From a single Sphingobium lignivorans genomic region:
- a CDS encoding GntR family transcriptional regulator, with the protein MSPGVTFERIYRELKRQLRDGVLAPGAPVEPAVIGHELGASITPVRDALHRLTGEQLVETPQHNGFRVPRLTEMELRDLYAWNGLVIGVATSRAKVDIVRDIRPPEDGETIAGRTAAMFLRIAAATGSGENLRAVAQLNDRLAPFRRAEQQVLDGLAEELEGMTGLAAAIGRTRLNRALARYHQRRTTETPRILAATLNAHA; encoded by the coding sequence ATGAGCCCCGGCGTCACCTTCGAGCGCATCTACCGGGAGCTGAAGCGCCAGCTTCGCGATGGCGTGCTCGCCCCGGGCGCGCCGGTCGAGCCGGCCGTCATCGGCCATGAACTTGGCGCAAGCATCACGCCGGTCCGCGACGCGCTCCACCGTCTGACCGGCGAGCAGCTGGTGGAGACGCCGCAGCACAACGGGTTCCGGGTGCCCCGGCTCACCGAGATGGAGCTGCGCGATCTCTATGCCTGGAACGGACTGGTGATCGGGGTCGCCACGAGCCGGGCGAAAGTCGATATAGTCCGCGATATCCGCCCGCCGGAAGACGGAGAGACCATCGCCGGAAGAACCGCGGCCATGTTCCTGCGGATCGCTGCTGCAACCGGCAGCGGCGAAAATCTGCGGGCGGTCGCGCAGCTCAACGACCGCCTGGCGCCCTTCCGGCGTGCCGAGCAGCAGGTGCTCGATGGACTGGCAGAGGAACTGGAGGGAATGACCGGACTGGCAGCCGCCATCGGACGGACCCGTCTGAACCGCGCTCTCGCGCGTTATCACCAGCGACGAACGACCGAAACGCCGCGCATCCTTGCGGCGACCCTCAACGCCCATGCCTGA
- the xth gene encoding exodeoxyribonuclease III produces MKIATYNVNGVNGRLPVLLRWLQEAGPDIVCLQELKSPDERFPAQPIRELGYDAIWQGQKSWNGVAILSRVGEIHETRRGLPGDPDDRHSRYIEAAVNGILIGALYLPNGNPRPGPKFDYKLRWFERLIEHARGLIETGLPVMLAGDFNVMPTDLDVYKPERWLDDALFAPDVRAAYSRLLDQGWTDTLRSVHPGETIYTFWDYFRNAYARNAGLRIDHLLLSPALSDRLLDAQVDHHVRGWEKTSDHAPVWIELADKA; encoded by the coding sequence GTGAAGATTGCGACCTACAATGTGAATGGGGTCAACGGCCGCCTCCCCGTCCTGCTTCGCTGGCTCCAGGAAGCCGGGCCAGATATCGTTTGTCTCCAGGAATTGAAGAGCCCTGATGAGCGCTTTCCGGCGCAGCCGATCCGTGAGCTGGGTTACGATGCGATCTGGCAGGGCCAGAAAAGCTGGAACGGCGTCGCGATTCTGAGCCGCGTTGGCGAGATTCACGAGACACGTCGCGGCCTTCCGGGCGATCCCGATGACCGTCACAGCCGCTATATCGAAGCAGCTGTCAACGGGATCCTGATCGGAGCGCTCTATCTCCCCAACGGCAACCCTCGCCCGGGACCTAAGTTCGATTACAAGCTGCGCTGGTTTGAGCGACTTATCGAGCACGCCAGAGGCCTGATCGAGACGGGCCTGCCCGTCATGCTGGCCGGCGACTTCAATGTGATGCCGACTGACCTCGACGTATACAAACCGGAGCGCTGGCTCGACGACGCGCTGTTCGCACCCGACGTGAGAGCTGCCTATTCCCGGCTTCTGGATCAGGGCTGGACCGACACGCTGCGCTCCGTTCATCCCGGGGAGACGATCTACACTTTCTGGGATTATTTCCGGAATGCCTATGCCCGTAATGCGGGCTTGCGGATCGACCACCTTCTCCTCAGCCCAGCGCTGTCGGATCGGCTTCTCGACGCGCAGGTCGACCACCATGTCCGGGGCTGGGAAAAGACCAGCGATCATGCGCCGGTCTGGATCGAACTGGCGGACAAGGCATAG
- a CDS encoding trypsin-like peptidase domain-containing protein gives MTTLFEQPEARAAGSLPVNAVRLDQLTLAPLVRQVSPAVVNIAVLQASPHLQNPLLRDPYYRMFMGVPDEALAPRVSAGSGFIVDAARGLVVTNHHVIANARAIAVGIGDRRVEAELIGSDPRTDLAVLRIAARGLRQLPLAEARRTEVGDYVVAIGNPFQVGQTVTSGIVSAIRTSSDGRYRYVQTDAPINPGNSGGPLINMRGEVIGVNSAIITPGDGNVGIGLAVPADVTRTVVEQLTGTKLPK, from the coding sequence ATGACCACGCTGTTCGAACAACCGGAAGCGCGGGCCGCCGGGTCTCTGCCGGTCAATGCCGTTCGGCTCGATCAGCTTACGCTGGCGCCACTCGTCAGGCAGGTGTCGCCGGCGGTGGTCAACATCGCCGTCCTGCAAGCGTCGCCACATCTTCAGAATCCGCTTCTGCGCGATCCCTACTACCGCATGTTCATGGGCGTTCCTGACGAGGCGCTGGCGCCGCGCGTCTCGGCCGGTTCAGGTTTTATCGTGGACGCTGCGCGCGGGTTGGTGGTCACGAATCATCATGTGATCGCCAATGCGCGCGCCATAGCGGTCGGTATCGGGGATCGCAGAGTTGAGGCCGAACTGATTGGCAGCGACCCCCGCACCGATCTCGCGGTGCTGAGAATTGCCGCGCGTGGTCTTCGCCAACTTCCGCTGGCCGAGGCGCGGCGCACCGAGGTCGGCGACTATGTCGTGGCCATCGGCAATCCCTTTCAAGTCGGTCAGACCGTGACGTCCGGCATCGTAAGCGCGATCCGCACCTCCTCTGACGGCCGCTATCGCTATGTGCAGACCGATGCGCCGATCAATCCCGGCAATTCCGGCGGGCCGCTCATCAACATGCGCGGTGAAGTGATTGGGGTGAACAGCGCCATCATCACGCCGGGCGACGGCAATGTCGGCATCGGTCTTGCCGTGCCGGCCGATGTTACCCGCACCGTCGTCGAACAGCTTACGGGTACGAAGCTGCCCAAGTAG
- the groL gene encoding chaperonin GroEL (60 kDa chaperone family; promotes refolding of misfolded polypeptides especially under stressful conditions; forms two stacked rings of heptamers to form a barrel-shaped 14mer; ends can be capped by GroES; misfolded proteins enter the barrel where they are refolded when GroES binds) — MAAKEVKFASDARDRMLRGVDTLANAVKVTLGPKGRNVVIDKSFGAPRITKDGVTVAKEIELADKFENMGAQMLREVANKQNDKAGDGTTTATVLAQAIVREGAKAVAAGMNPMDIKRGVDLAVGAVVKDLEAHAKKVGANSEIAQVATISANGDAEVGRILAEAMEKVGNEGVITVEEAKSLETELETVEGMQFDRGYLSPYFITNAEKLKVELDDPYILIHEKKLSNLQALVPLLEQVVQSGKPLLVIAEDVEGEALATLVVNKLRGGLKIAAVKAPGFGDRRKAMLEDIAILTGGNVVSEELGTKLENVTINMLGRARKVTIDKDNTTIIEGVGQKSDIDGRVAQIRQQIETTTSDYDREKLQERLAKLAGGVAVVRVGGATEVEVKEKKDRVDDALHATRAAVEEGILPGGGIALLRALKALEGLKVANDDQQSGIDIVRRALRAPVRQIADNAGEDGAWIVGKLLESDDYNWGFNAATGEYQDLVRAGVIDPAKVVRTALQDAASVASLLITTEALVAELPKDEKASPAMPAMDF, encoded by the coding sequence ATGGCTGCCAAGGAAGTGAAGTTTGCGTCGGACGCGCGTGATCGCATGCTGCGCGGCGTGGATACGCTTGCGAATGCAGTGAAGGTGACGCTGGGTCCCAAGGGCCGCAACGTCGTGATCGACAAGAGTTTCGGCGCGCCCCGCATCACCAAGGACGGGGTGACGGTCGCCAAGGAAATCGAACTGGCCGACAAGTTCGAGAATATGGGCGCGCAGATGCTGCGCGAAGTCGCCAACAAACAGAATGACAAGGCAGGAGACGGCACGACCACCGCAACCGTGCTCGCCCAGGCGATCGTGCGCGAAGGCGCCAAGGCCGTCGCAGCGGGCATGAACCCGATGGATATCAAGCGCGGCGTCGACTTGGCCGTGGGCGCGGTTGTAAAGGACCTTGAGGCCCACGCGAAGAAAGTCGGCGCGAACAGCGAGATCGCCCAGGTGGCGACCATTTCGGCCAATGGCGACGCCGAGGTCGGGCGCATCCTCGCCGAAGCAATGGAAAAAGTCGGCAACGAAGGTGTCATCACCGTCGAGGAAGCCAAGAGCCTGGAGACCGAACTGGAAACGGTCGAGGGCATGCAGTTCGATCGCGGCTATCTCTCGCCCTATTTCATTACCAATGCCGAAAAGCTGAAGGTGGAACTCGACGATCCCTACATCCTGATCCACGAGAAGAAGCTTTCCAACCTGCAGGCGCTGGTGCCGCTGCTTGAACAGGTCGTGCAGTCCGGCAAGCCGCTTCTCGTCATCGCGGAGGATGTGGAAGGCGAAGCCCTCGCGACGCTGGTTGTGAACAAGCTGCGCGGCGGTCTGAAGATCGCGGCCGTGAAAGCGCCTGGCTTCGGTGACCGGCGCAAGGCGATGCTTGAGGACATCGCGATCCTCACGGGCGGCAATGTGGTCAGCGAAGAGCTTGGCACCAAGCTTGAGAATGTCACGATCAACATGCTGGGCCGGGCCAGGAAGGTCACGATCGACAAGGACAACACGACCATTATCGAAGGTGTGGGCCAGAAGTCCGACATTGATGGTCGGGTCGCACAGATCCGTCAGCAGATCGAAACGACCACCAGCGACTATGATCGCGAGAAGCTGCAGGAGCGTCTCGCGAAACTGGCTGGCGGCGTCGCCGTCGTCCGGGTCGGTGGCGCGACCGAGGTTGAGGTCAAGGAAAAGAAGGATCGCGTCGATGACGCGCTTCACGCAACCCGCGCCGCGGTCGAGGAAGGCATTCTGCCGGGCGGCGGTATCGCGTTGCTGCGCGCACTGAAGGCGCTCGAGGGGCTGAAGGTTGCAAACGACGACCAGCAGTCGGGCATCGACATCGTCCGCCGCGCGCTTCGCGCGCCCGTGCGTCAGATCGCCGACAATGCTGGCGAGGACGGCGCGTGGATCGTCGGTAAGCTGCTGGAGAGCGACGACTATAACTGGGGCTTCAATGCCGCGACCGGCGAGTATCAGGATCTCGTCAGGGCCGGCGTGATCGATCCCGCCAAGGTCGTGCGCACCGCGCTGCAGGATGCAGCGTCGGTTGCTTCGCTGCTCATTACCACCGAAGCGCTCGTCGCGGAACTGCCGAAGGACGAGAAGGCATCGCCCGCCATGCCGGCGATGGACTTCTGA
- a CDS encoding co-chaperone GroES, producing MHFRPLHDRVVVRRIDAEEKTSGGIIIPDTVREKPQEGEVLAIGPGARDDKGQFVELSVKAGDRILFSKWSGTEVRIDGEDLLIMKESDILGVLDNVVPLKQAA from the coding sequence ATGCATTTCCGCCCCTTGCACGACCGTGTGGTCGTCCGCCGCATCGACGCCGAGGAAAAGACCTCGGGCGGCATCATCATCCCCGACACCGTCAGAGAAAAGCCACAAGAGGGCGAGGTTCTCGCCATTGGCCCAGGGGCGCGCGACGATAAGGGCCAGTTCGTCGAGCTGTCCGTCAAGGCGGGTGATCGCATCCTGTTCAGCAAATGGTCCGGTACCGAAGTCAGGATCGATGGCGAGGATCTGCTCATCATGAAGGAGAGCGATATCCTCGGCGTCCTCGACAACGTCGTACCGCTCAAGCAGGCGGCCTGA
- a CDS encoding usg protein, whose product MTDRAFMMRLQGYGLTTAEIHYYRPDAPSLLQLFVWQEYDLAPDFPVLFDFIDHWNREIEAALHSIRIAHDQLVRPTEWRAARGELRLD is encoded by the coding sequence ATGACCGATCGCGCGTTCATGATGCGGTTGCAGGGCTATGGCCTGACGACGGCCGAGATCCATTATTATCGCCCCGATGCGCCGTCGCTGCTGCAACTGTTCGTCTGGCAGGAATATGACCTGGCGCCGGACTTTCCGGTATTGTTCGATTTCATCGACCATTGGAACCGGGAGATCGAGGCGGCGCTCCATTCCATCCGCATCGCTCATGACCAGTTGGTCCGGCCGACGGAATGGCGTGCCGCGCGTGGCGAACTTCGGCTCGACTGA
- a CDS encoding HdeD family acid-resistance protein gives MTGSSATLPLQESGRDNPSEPVLTTRHPGWFILRGVLALALSVAAFLFPANALLAFTLLFAAYAGADGILSLIAGIRRASRKEKRWWSALLRGVVGIACTVIFVILPGLAVVSYALVTLGTVIAWALLTGAFEIAAAIRLRKEIEGEWLLGLSGALSFLLGLGVWAFLWLHPVATILSVGTMIAVWALFAGCVLIALGLRLRKREAGRSEAAA, from the coding sequence ATGACTGGATCATCCGCTACTCTCCCGCTCCAGGAATCGGGGCGGGACAACCCGTCTGAGCCGGTGCTGACCACCCGTCATCCCGGCTGGTTCATCTTGCGCGGCGTGCTCGCGCTCGCGCTCAGCGTCGCGGCATTCCTGTTCCCGGCGAATGCGCTGCTCGCCTTCACCTTGCTGTTCGCGGCCTATGCCGGCGCGGACGGCATCCTGTCTTTGATCGCCGGCATCCGGCGCGCTTCGCGCAAGGAAAAGCGCTGGTGGAGCGCGCTGCTCCGGGGCGTGGTTGGGATCGCCTGCACCGTGATCTTCGTGATCCTGCCTGGTCTCGCCGTGGTCAGCTATGCGCTCGTGACGCTAGGCACCGTGATCGCCTGGGCGCTGCTGACCGGCGCGTTCGAGATCGCGGCCGCCATTCGGCTGCGCAAGGAGATCGAGGGCGAATGGTTGCTGGGTCTCTCCGGAGCGCTGTCGTTCCTACTTGGCCTGGGTGTCTGGGCGTTCCTCTGGCTGCACCCGGTCGCGACCATCCTCTCTGTGGGGACGATGATTGCCGTCTGGGCGTTGTTCGCCGGGTGTGTGTTGATCGCGCTCGGCCTGCGTCTACGCAAGCGCGAGGCTGGCAGGAGCGAAGCCGCCGCCTGA
- a CDS encoding NADH dehydrogenase ubiquinone Fe-S protein 4 — MSGASRSTRKRLDPSVRGVSPGPCRYGHAPRQSAANDNRGAHPAWGSTFPPDAHTIIEPIRLLGDRVPRKLRDQWRLRFEQKAPAFADPLTGWTGGSDPLVHVGLRFPNAEAAVGYCMRQGLPYTVRAWPGDHNQRHINSEGRSR; from the coding sequence ATGTCCGGCGCATCCCGGTCAACGCGAAAGCGGCTTGATCCGTCGGTCCGGGGCGTGAGCCCCGGGCCGTGCCGTTACGGTCACGCACCGCGGCAATCGGCGGCGAATGACAATCGCGGCGCTCATCCGGCGTGGGGAAGCACTTTCCCACCGGACGCGCACACGATCATCGAGCCGATCCGGCTGCTCGGCGATCGCGTGCCACGCAAGCTGCGCGACCAGTGGCGTCTGCGGTTCGAGCAGAAGGCGCCGGCGTTCGCCGACCCGCTGACCGGGTGGACCGGTGGCAGCGATCCTCTCGTCCATGTTGGACTGCGCTTTCCCAACGCGGAAGCGGCGGTTGGATACTGCATGCGCCAGGGATTGCCCTATACGGTGCGGGCTTGGCCCGGGGATCACAATCAACGTCATATCAATAGTGAAGGGAGAAGTAGATGA
- a CDS encoding Hsp20/alpha crystallin family protein translates to MALRDLIPWSRQENRLPATVEPEREAALESHPLLSLHREVNRLFDDVFRGFGVPAFAGLGRTASWPQVELDENDTEIRITAELPGLDEKDIDILVEDGVLTLRGEKRAEVEDKKRGYSERSYGRFERRIGLPRGIERDKAQASFRSGVLTVTLPRSAEANENVRRIPVNAKAA, encoded by the coding sequence ATGGCATTGCGTGATCTGATTCCCTGGAGCCGGCAGGAGAACCGGCTGCCCGCGACGGTCGAACCCGAGCGGGAAGCGGCGTTGGAGTCCCATCCCCTGCTCTCGCTCCATCGTGAGGTGAACAGGCTGTTCGACGACGTTTTTCGTGGCTTTGGCGTGCCCGCTTTCGCCGGCTTGGGCCGCACGGCGAGCTGGCCGCAGGTGGAGCTGGACGAGAACGACACCGAAATCCGCATCACCGCGGAACTGCCAGGCCTCGACGAGAAGGACATCGATATCCTGGTGGAGGACGGCGTGCTCACGCTGCGCGGCGAGAAGCGGGCCGAGGTCGAGGACAAGAAACGCGGCTATTCGGAGCGCAGCTACGGCCGTTTCGAGCGACGCATCGGCCTGCCGCGCGGGATCGAACGCGACAAGGCGCAGGCAAGCTTCCGGAGCGGTGTGCTCACCGTCACGCTGCCCCGCTCCGCGGAGGCGAATGAAAATGTCCGGCGCATCCCGGTCAACGCGAAAGCGGCTTGA
- a CDS encoding Hsp20 family protein, whose translation MRTNFDFTPYRRSTVGFDRLFDLLETGMRGDAADGYPPFDIVKEGEDSYRITLAVAGFRPDEIEVVAQQNQLTVTGKRADEDGKGEYLHRGIATRAFERRFQLADHIEVGEASFDNGLLSIALKRVVPEAMKPRRIEIGRAKPAGERIEAPKEKALEAA comes from the coding sequence ATGAGAACCAACTTTGACTTCACGCCCTATCGGCGTTCCACGGTCGGCTTCGATCGTCTGTTCGATTTGCTCGAGACCGGCATGCGCGGCGACGCAGCCGATGGCTATCCGCCCTTCGACATCGTGAAGGAAGGCGAGGACAGCTATCGTATCACGCTTGCGGTAGCTGGCTTCCGCCCTGACGAAATCGAGGTGGTGGCCCAGCAGAATCAGCTCACCGTCACCGGCAAGCGCGCCGATGAGGACGGCAAGGGCGAATATCTGCACCGTGGCATCGCGACGCGCGCGTTCGAGCGGCGCTTCCAGCTTGCCGACCATATCGAGGTGGGTGAGGCCAGCTTCGACAACGGCCTGCTCAGCATCGCGCTGAAGCGGGTGGTTCCCGAGGCGATGAAGCCGCGCCGCATCGAGATTGGCAGGGCGAAGCCCGCTGGCGAGCGGATCGAGGCGCCGAAGGAAAAGGCGCTCGAAGCGGCCTGA